The following coding sequences lie in one Benincasa hispida cultivar B227 chromosome 6, ASM972705v1, whole genome shotgun sequence genomic window:
- the LOC120079593 gene encoding WAT1-related protein At2g39510-like, with product MEKAGKMFEKAKPYLGAIALRFASAGMSIICKAALNQGMNQLVTIVYRYSIGAIVVAPFAFVLDRKIRPKMTLPIFAKILLLGLLEPVIAQSLIYSGTKYTTATFATAMCNILPAFAFLMAWICRMEKVNIRSLRSQAKILGTLVTVGGAMMMTLIKGPLLSLPWTKLNNSNPHSYSTLPNKQQPVKAAIVITISSICSSAFTILLAHTIRTYPAELTLTTFICLAGAVESTILALAFEWDNPSAWPLHADSILLAALYGGIISSGIAYYLQGVVVKLKGPVFVTAFNPLSMVIVAVISSFIFAETLHLGRVIGAAVIIIGLYLVLWGKSKDKVQFKVENNSNEELPTSLQNSTTTNQHLKPLDQQ from the exons ATGGAGAAGGCAGGTAAAATGTTTGAGAAAGCAAAGCCATATTTGGGAGCAATTGCATTAAGATTTGCATCAGCAGGAATGTCTATTATTTGTAAGGCTGCTTTAAACCAAGGAATGAACCAACTTGTTACTATTGTTTATCGTTACTCCATCGGTGCCATTGTTGTTGCTCCTTTTGCTTTTGTCTTGGATAG AAAAATAAGACCAAAGATGACTCTCCCCATCTTCGCCAAGATTCTTCTCCTCGGCTTACTCGA GCCAGTAATAGCTCAGAGCTTAATTTACTCTGGTACTAAATACACAACAGCAACTTTTGCAACAGCAATGTGCAATATTCTTCCTGCCTTTGCATTTCTAATGGCTTGGATTTGTAG AATGGAGAAGGTGAATATTAGAAGCTTAAGAAGCCAAGCAAAGATTTTAGGGACTTTAGTTACAGTTGGAGGAGCAATGATGATGACTCTTATAAAAGGACCTTTATTGAGTTTGCCTTGGACCAAACTAAATAATTCCAATCCTCATTCTTATTCCACTCTTCCAAATAAGCAACAACCTGTTAAGGCTGCCATTGTTATCACCATTTCAAGTATTTGCTCCTCAGCCTTCACCATTCTTCTG GCACATACAATAAGAACATACCCAGCTGAGCTTACACTGACAACATTCATATGCTTGGCTGGAGCTGTTGAAAGTACTATTTTAGCCTTAGCATTTGAATGGGACAATCCATCTGCATGGCCTTTACATGCAGATTCCATACTCTTAGCTGCCCTCTATGGT GGTATAATATCCTCTGGAATTGCCTATTATCTCCAAGGAGTGGTGGTAAAGTTAAAAGGACCTGTATTTGTAACTGCATTCAATCCTCTTAGCATGGTCATAGTTGCTGTAATCAGTTCATTCATATTTGCCGAGACACTACATTTAGGAAG GGTTATTGGAGCAGCTGTGATAATTATAGGCCTTTACTTGGTTTTGTGGGGAAAGAGCAAAGATAAAGTTCAATTCAAAGTGGAGAATAATAGTAATGAAGAATTGCCAACTTCACTCCAAAACTCAACAACCACAAACCAGCACCTGAAGCCTTTAGATCAACAATAA